In the genome of Cutibacterium equinum, one region contains:
- a CDS encoding shikimate kinase, with product MSVIVLIGAPGSGKSTVGPLLAERLGEEFVDVDARIEQVEGRDIPEIFLVDGEPYFRQVERRETLAAIEHGGVVSLGGGAPLDVEVGKVLDQVCVVWLDVSARTAADRVGLKDTGRPLLGGQVHSQLVRLMKERRAVYARPATIRVSTDRLTPDEVVETIIAELADLEGES from the coding sequence GTGAGTGTCATTGTTCTCATCGGTGCCCCCGGATCGGGCAAGTCCACCGTGGGGCCATTGTTGGCCGAGCGCCTGGGGGAGGAGTTCGTTGACGTCGATGCCCGCATCGAGCAGGTGGAGGGGCGCGACATCCCCGAGATCTTTCTCGTCGACGGAGAGCCATATTTTCGCCAGGTCGAGAGACGAGAGACCCTCGCTGCGATTGAGCACGGCGGAGTGGTGTCCCTGGGTGGCGGAGCGCCCCTTGACGTCGAGGTCGGCAAAGTCCTGGATCAGGTGTGTGTCGTGTGGCTTGATGTCTCGGCCCGCACTGCTGCCGACCGGGTGGGGTTGAAGGACACCGGTCGTCCGCTGCTGGGAGGCCAGGTGCACTCGCAGCTGGTGCGTCTCATGAAGGAAAGGCGCGCGGTGTACGCGCGCCCAGCGACCATCCGAGTGAGCACCGACAGGCTGACACCCGATGAGGTTGTCGAGACGATCATCGCTGAGCTGGCCGACCTTGAGGGAGAGTCGTGA